Proteins from a genomic interval of Candidatus Binataceae bacterium:
- a CDS encoding glutathione S-transferase family protein — protein sequence MKLFTFTTSPYARKVRIALDYKGVAYEPVERCYSLDRKEDLRDASIRAEVPVLVLDDGRTIVDSTIICEYIEETHPKPPLHPSDPYERARMRSIEDLCDRAFDAVAYGYFIGTLRADAPESWKMRTLAKEEYESLLGQLEHELGTREFFCGALSIADIAAVCHVPTVRAMAIDLAQFPGLLKWMKRMRAVPAVEADLKRMREQMSHMTSIASELEGPDGKIHWRDSRLEWPVRHGFIDFVAREFHAGKMMFPPDGA from the coding sequence ATGAAGCTGTTCACCTTCACCACCAGTCCCTACGCGCGCAAGGTTCGGATCGCACTCGACTACAAGGGCGTCGCGTATGAGCCAGTCGAGCGATGCTACTCGCTCGATCGCAAGGAGGACCTGCGCGATGCGAGCATCCGCGCCGAGGTCCCGGTGCTGGTCCTCGACGACGGCCGCACCATCGTCGATTCGACGATCATCTGCGAGTACATCGAGGAGACGCATCCGAAGCCGCCGCTTCATCCTTCCGATCCTTACGAGCGGGCGCGGATGCGCTCGATCGAGGACTTGTGCGATCGCGCGTTCGATGCGGTCGCTTACGGCTACTTCATCGGGACGCTGCGGGCCGACGCTCCCGAATCATGGAAGATGCGCACGCTCGCGAAGGAAGAATACGAGAGCCTGCTGGGCCAGCTCGAGCACGAGCTCGGCACTCGCGAGTTTTTCTGCGGCGCGCTCAGCATCGCGGATATCGCGGCGGTCTGCCACGTGCCGACCGTGCGTGCAATGGCGATCGATCTTGCGCAGTTCCCCGGCCTGCTCAAGTGGATGAAGCGGATGCGCGCGGTCCCGGCGGTCGAAGCCGACCTCAAGCGGATGCGCGAGCAGATGTCGCACATGACGAGCATTGCGTCGGAGCTCGAAGGCCCGGACGGCAAAATCCACTGGCGCGACAGCCGCCTCGAATGGCCCGTGCGTCACGGCTTCATCGATTTCGTCGCGCGCGAGTTCCACGCCGGCAAGATGATGTTTCCGCCCGACGGTGCGTGA
- a CDS encoding class I SAM-dependent methyltransferase, translating to MGLLNHLPESFKSGLGLSYDQFGPEVNQGVERLLAPWFRTQLVPSALPKLDGVVAKLEAGAKVADVGCGSGVAIIEMAKAFPRSKFHGYDIAKIPLKRAADHIKEARLSNVALHDASVDGLPADASFDLITTFDCLHDMTRPDLVMHAIRKAIKPDGTWLIADVHGMPTFEQNLRENPLAPVMYGFSVLCCMSSALSQPDGLGLGTLGFPEPVARKMTSEAGFKRFQPKDFDNPINAYYEVRP from the coding sequence ATGGGGCTACTGAATCATCTACCGGAATCGTTCAAAAGCGGTCTCGGCCTCAGTTACGACCAATTCGGTCCCGAGGTGAATCAAGGGGTCGAGCGGTTGCTCGCGCCGTGGTTCCGTACGCAGCTCGTGCCCAGCGCACTGCCGAAGCTCGATGGCGTCGTGGCGAAACTCGAAGCGGGAGCGAAAGTTGCGGACGTCGGATGCGGCAGCGGAGTCGCGATCATCGAGATGGCGAAGGCTTTTCCGCGTTCGAAATTCCACGGCTATGACATCGCGAAAATTCCGCTCAAGCGGGCGGCGGACCACATCAAAGAAGCGCGGCTCTCGAATGTCGCGCTGCACGACGCAAGTGTCGATGGACTGCCGGCTGATGCGAGCTTCGATCTGATCACGACCTTCGATTGTCTGCACGACATGACGCGGCCCGACCTCGTGATGCACGCGATCCGCAAAGCGATCAAACCCGACGGTACGTGGCTGATCGCCGACGTTCATGGGATGCCGACCTTCGAGCAGAACCTGCGCGAGAATCCGCTCGCACCGGTGATGTATGGATTCTCCGTCCTGTGCTGCATGTCGTCGGCGCTCTCCCAGCCCGACGGCCTCGGACTCGGAACGCTCGGTTTTCCGGAGCCAGTCGCGCGCAAGATGACTTCCGAGGCGGGCTTCAAACGCTTCCAGCCCAAGGATTTCGATAACCCGATCAACGCCTACTACGAGGTGCGCCCCTAG
- a CDS encoding DHA2 family efflux MFS transporter permease subunit, which translates to MSAAAKPIPAAAAHDAHDFSSTRKWIIAFSVMLGTVLEVLDSSIVNVSLPHMQGSFSASVDEIAWVVTSYLVAAGIMIPLTGWIAERFGRKRYFIFSIAMFVISSALCGVAQSLNQIVFFRLMQGAAGAAMMPLSQAILMETFPPREQAMAMAVWGIGMMVAPIMGPTIGGWITDAWSWRWNFYINVPIGSLAMFMVFRFVDDPSYMRERRKGKIDFIGIACLFITLGVGEIVLDRGERADWFHSSWVVYCTAIAIISLVVLIWHELRIEDPVIDLSILEKASFTLPVTLVIFLTFTLYGTAILNPIFLQEVLGYTASKAGLVMAPRGFGTMFAMIILGILARHGLDTRPLVGIGFILVGFAMWEMAGLNLASDSFRIIWPMVIQGVGTGLVFPSLSAAALGSMEKYKMQRAASLYSVTRNLGAAIGTSYLTTLLIHRQQVQQSYLVEHVSVFSLPHMRMPGAAMSLAQQFAMGERHGMAMLYGLVQRQAMMLSFNDIYRMLAVLMALMVPTFLFLKRDIRNLPVDAH; encoded by the coding sequence ATGAGCGCCGCTGCCAAACCGATTCCGGCCGCCGCCGCGCATGACGCCCACGACTTTTCCTCGACGCGCAAATGGATCATTGCGTTCTCGGTCATGCTGGGCACCGTGCTCGAGGTGCTCGATAGCTCGATCGTCAACGTATCGCTGCCGCACATGCAGGGCAGCTTCTCGGCGAGCGTCGATGAAATCGCGTGGGTCGTAACCTCGTACCTCGTCGCCGCCGGTATCATGATCCCGCTCACCGGATGGATCGCCGAGCGCTTCGGGCGCAAGCGCTATTTCATCTTCTCGATTGCGATGTTCGTAATCTCGTCCGCGCTATGCGGCGTCGCGCAGTCGCTCAATCAGATCGTTTTTTTTCGCCTGATGCAGGGGGCGGCGGGCGCTGCGATGATGCCGCTGTCGCAGGCGATCCTGATGGAGACCTTCCCGCCACGCGAGCAGGCGATGGCGATGGCGGTGTGGGGCATCGGCATGATGGTCGCGCCGATCATGGGCCCTACCATTGGCGGATGGATCACTGACGCATGGAGCTGGCGCTGGAACTTTTACATCAACGTGCCGATCGGCTCGCTCGCGATGTTCATGGTGTTCCGGTTCGTCGACGATCCCTCGTACATGCGCGAGCGCCGCAAGGGTAAGATCGATTTCATCGGTATCGCGTGCCTGTTCATCACGCTCGGCGTCGGCGAGATCGTGCTCGATCGCGGCGAGCGCGCGGACTGGTTCCACAGCTCCTGGGTCGTGTATTGCACGGCGATCGCGATCATCTCGCTGGTGGTGCTGATCTGGCATGAGTTGCGAATCGAGGATCCGGTCATCGACCTCAGCATCCTCGAAAAAGCCAGTTTTACCTTGCCGGTGACGCTCGTCATCTTTTTAACGTTCACGCTTTATGGCACCGCGATCCTGAACCCGATCTTCCTGCAGGAGGTGCTTGGCTACACGGCCTCGAAAGCTGGATTGGTCATGGCGCCACGCGGCTTCGGCACGATGTTCGCCATGATCATCTTGGGCATTCTCGCGCGCCATGGCCTCGACACGCGGCCCCTGGTCGGAATCGGTTTCATCCTCGTCGGATTCGCGATGTGGGAGATGGCGGGGCTCAACCTCGCCTCGGATTCGTTCAGGATTATCTGGCCGATGGTCATCCAGGGCGTGGGCACCGGCCTCGTGTTCCCGAGCCTCTCGGCCGCCGCGCTCGGCTCGATGGAAAAATACAAGATGCAGCGCGCGGCGTCGCTCTATTCCGTCACGCGCAACTTGGGCGCCGCGATCGGAACGTCATACCTGACGACGCTGCTGATCCATCGCCAGCAGGTGCAGCAGAGCTATCTAGTCGAGCACGTGTCGGTCTTTTCGCTGCCGCACATGAGGATGCCGGGCGCGGCGATGAGCCTGGCCCAGCAGTTCGCGATGGGCGAGCGGCACGGGATGGCGATGCTCTACGGCCTCGTCCAGCGCCAGGCGATGATGCTGTCATTCAACGACATCTACCGGATGCTGGCCGTCCTGATGGCGCTGATGGTGCCGACCTTTCTCTTCCTGAAGCGCGACATCCGCAACCTCCCCGTCGACGCGCACTGA